Proteins encoded by one window of Haematobia irritans isolate KBUSLIRL chromosome 2, ASM5000362v1, whole genome shotgun sequence:
- the LOC142225402 gene encoding uncharacterized protein LOC142225402, protein MPETVPKDFDKFNSTLSLDDPLGDYENLVNKKLKIDAVMPNEMMYTVWDKISQGAREALWNMMFGFVHTTNDELDKAAVFLKVFKDDSCFYSASAYNDWIVKVRDELLERRMFDFWKNVIVEKELGPAWARDSDLFEDSGDEEPAQFYNYAGCIAPWKKNK, encoded by the coding sequence ATGCCGGAAACAGTaccaaaggattttgataaatttaattCTACGTTGTCCCTTGACGATCCCTTGGGAGACTATGAGAACCTTGTgaacaaaaagttaaaaattgatGCTGTAATGCCGAATGAAATGATGTACACCGTATGGGACAAAATTTCTCAAGGAGCCCGCGAAGCTTTGTGGAATATGATGTTTGGatttgttcataccaccaacgaTGAATTGGATAAAGCTGCAGTTTTCCTGAAGGTATTTAAGGACGATTCCTGTTTTTATTCAGCTTCTGCATACAATGACTGGATAGTCAAAGTAAGAGACGAGCTTTTGGAACGACGCATGTTTGATTTCTGGAAAAATGTAATAGTTGAGAAAGAATTGGGACCTGCTTGGGCACGTGATAGTGATTTATTTGAAGACTCGGGCGATGAGGAACCAGCCCAATTTTACAATTATGCAGGTTGTATAGCACCTTGGAAGAAGAACAAGTGA